From a single Bacteroidota bacterium genomic region:
- a CDS encoding GNAT family N-acyltransferase, whose translation MDELIKESDINQALKLEKLHLSVLAPALMKLLKLDKVNEAYSHNADLDSIQFTDNILAELGIEYEIHADDLANIPKTEPFIAVANHPYGGIDGLILLSILNKVRPDTKVLANYLLQNIPPLKDNIIAVNPFDSAKNSSMNMLGLKEVLSYIKTHPIAIFPAGEVSALRLNTLKVADKKWDPTIGRIIQKAGVKVLPIYFSGHNSLAFNLLGLINPSLRTAKLPSELFNKKEKVIVRIGKPILPKSLAEFDSSDELLRYVRAKTYALSSSIEVKTYFKINLNRLIKPRKIIDAIDQSDLLNDIKNVADDCVYKHDNFEVYISNAYSIPNVLKEITRLREITFRAVGEGTNRSFDTDEFDLYYKHLFIWDTQANALVGSYRLGLGDDLFKQFGKKGFYLSNLFKLKKTFNPILKQSIELGRSFIVQEYQRKPLSLMLLWKGINEFLKQNKGRYNYMIGPVSISNQFSNLSKDLLVAYIRHNHFDKQMSKMVKPRKKFKYQYKSEDKNLLLSKHIDDIKLLDNFIGDIEQNQLKIPVLVKKYLKLNAKIIAFNIDPKFNNSLDGLLILNINEIPDEAFDMVGR comes from the coding sequence ATGGATGAATTAATAAAAGAAAGTGATATAAACCAAGCACTCAAATTAGAAAAATTACATTTAAGTGTATTGGCTCCAGCCCTGATGAAATTGTTAAAGCTAGATAAAGTAAATGAAGCCTATAGTCATAATGCCGATTTAGATAGTATACAATTTACTGATAATATTTTAGCAGAATTAGGCATTGAATACGAAATCCATGCAGATGATTTAGCCAATATTCCTAAAACAGAACCATTTATTGCTGTTGCTAATCACCCTTACGGAGGCATTGATGGATTAATTCTACTATCAATACTCAACAAAGTTAGACCCGATACTAAAGTTTTAGCTAATTATTTACTACAAAATATTCCTCCTTTAAAAGACAATATTATAGCTGTAAATCCTTTTGATAGTGCTAAGAATAGCAGTATGAATATGCTTGGTTTAAAAGAAGTATTGAGTTACATAAAAACGCACCCTATTGCTATTTTTCCCGCAGGCGAAGTATCAGCCTTGCGTTTAAATACTTTAAAAGTGGCCGATAAAAAATGGGATCCAACCATAGGGCGTATTATTCAAAAAGCAGGCGTAAAGGTACTCCCTATTTATTTCAGTGGTCACAATAGTTTAGCGTTTAATTTATTGGGTTTAATAAACCCAAGCTTGCGCACGGCTAAGTTGCCTTCGGAGCTATTTAATAAAAAAGAAAAAGTAATAGTGCGTATAGGCAAACCAATTTTACCTAAATCATTAGCCGAGTTTGATAGTAGCGATGAATTACTGCGTTATGTCAGAGCCAAAACATATGCTTTAAGTTCAAGTATAGAAGTAAAAACCTATTTTAAAATTAACTTAAACAGGCTCATCAAACCACGTAAAATAATTGATGCTATTGACCAATCAGATTTGCTTAATGATATAAAAAACGTAGCGGATGATTGCGTTTATAAACATGATAATTTTGAGGTATATATTAGCAATGCTTATTCAATCCCGAATGTATTGAAAGAAATTACACGCTTGCGTGAAATAACTTTTAGAGCCGTAGGCGAGGGTACCAACCGTAGTTTCGATACCGATGAATTTGATTTGTACTACAAACATTTATTTATTTGGGATACCCAGGCAAATGCATTGGTAGGCTCTTACCGTTTAGGTTTAGGCGATGATTTATTTAAGCAATTTGGAAAAAAAGGATTTTACCTAAGTAACCTGTTTAAATTAAAGAAAACATTTAATCCAATATTGAAGCAAAGCATTGAATTAGGACGCTCTTTTATAGTACAAGAGTATCAACGTAAGCCTTTAAGTTTAATGTTACTTTGGAAAGGTATTAATGAGTTCTTAAAGCAAAACAAAGGGCGTTATAATTACATGATTGGTCCCGTAAGTATAAGTAATCAGTTTTCCAATTTATCGAAGGATTTATTAGTGGCTTATATCAGGCATAATCATTTTGATAAGCAGATGTCAAAAATGGTTAAACCACGAAAAAAATTTAAATACCAATATAAGTCAGAAGACAAAAACTTATTGTTATCAAAACATATTGACGATATAAAATTACTAGATAATTTTATTGGCGACATAGAACAAAACCAATTAAAAATACCCGTATTAGTGAAAAAATATTTAAAGCTGAATGCTAAAATTATTGCTTTTAATATAGATCCTAAATTTAATAATTCATTAGATGGTTTACTCATTTTAAATATCAATGAAATACCCGATGAAGCATTTGATATGGTAGGAAGGTAA
- a CDS encoding deoxynucleoside kinase, translating into MLKKTPYNYIAIEGNIGAGKSTLANMLCHDLKAKQIMEEFEDNSFLPKFYNDKHRYAFPLEMSFLAARFNQLKRQLIVQDLFGQPIVSDYVFAKCLLFSQINLDEDEYKLYYQLFEIINLQLPQPDLLVYLHTPIEKLLWNISNRGRSYERTIENDYLQSLQDAYFKYLNSQTNLRILIINCAGLDFVNKPSDYSLIAHALEKEYPVGINYL; encoded by the coding sequence GTGTTAAAGAAAACTCCATATAATTATATAGCTATTGAAGGCAATATTGGTGCCGGCAAAAGTACTTTGGCTAATATGTTATGCCACGACTTAAAAGCTAAACAAATTATGGAGGAGTTTGAAGACAACTCTTTTTTACCTAAGTTTTATAACGATAAGCACAGGTATGCTTTTCCGCTTGAAATGAGTTTTTTGGCTGCACGTTTTAACCAGCTTAAACGCCAGCTTATTGTACAAGATTTATTTGGGCAACCTATTGTAAGTGATTATGTTTTTGCCAAGTGTCTTTTGTTTTCGCAAATTAATTTGGACGAGGATGAATATAAATTATACTATCAGTTGTTTGAAATAATAAACCTGCAATTACCGCAGCCTGATTTATTGGTTTATTTGCATACTCCCATTGAAAAGCTGCTTTGGAATATTTCTAACAGGGGTAGAAGCTATGAACGTACTATTGAAAATGATTATTTACAAAGTTTGCAGGATGCTTATTTTAAATATTTGAATTCGCAAACTAACTTGCGTATACTTATTATTAACTGTGCGGGACTTGATTTTGTAAATAAACCAAGCGACTATAGTTTAATAGCCCATGCGCTTGAAAAAGAATACCCTGTTGGGATAAATTACTTGTAA
- a CDS encoding RluA family pseudouridine synthase, with protein MIKILYEDNHLIAVEKRIGQTVQPEPGKPESLQDEVKRYIKIKEEKPGEVYLGVIHRIDMPVSGLVLFAKSSKALTRMNEIFQKREVDKHYIVKVHNTPKMEEGVLTHWLRIDENKNITRAFDEEVTKAIKAQLEFKVLKVQGKFSWLKVKLLTGRKHQIRAQLAYIGCSIVGDVKYGAAQPNANQGICLHSFSLSFVHPVKKEPILIETPMPYFW; from the coding sequence ATGATCAAAATTTTATACGAAGATAATCACCTCATAGCCGTTGAAAAGCGAATAGGGCAAACCGTTCAGCCGGAACCGGGTAAACCTGAAAGTTTGCAGGATGAAGTGAAACGCTATATCAAAATAAAAGAAGAAAAACCGGGCGAGGTTTATTTAGGAGTAATTCACAGAATTGATATGCCGGTAAGCGGATTGGTATTGTTTGCAAAAAGCAGCAAGGCCCTTACCCGTATGAATGAAATTTTTCAAAAGCGCGAAGTAGATAAACACTATATAGTAAAAGTTCATAATACACCTAAAATGGAAGAAGGGGTATTGACACATTGGTTACGTATTGATGAAAACAAAAATATAACACGTGCATTTGATGAAGAAGTAACAAAAGCCATTAAAGCCCAATTAGAATTTAAAGTGTTAAAAGTACAAGGTAAATTTAGCTGGTTAAAAGTTAAATTGTTAACCGGCCGTAAACACCAAATCAGGGCCCAATTGGCTTATATAGGTTGTAGCATAGTTGGCGATGTAAAATATGGTGCTGCCCAACCCAATGCAAACCAAGGAATATGTTTACACTCCTTTAGTTTAAGTTTTGTACATCCGGTAAAAAAGGAGCCAATACTAATTGAAACCCCAATGCCCTATTTTTGGTAA
- the panB gene encoding 3-methyl-2-oxobutanoate hydroxymethyltransferase, whose protein sequence is MSVHKEYKKITTHSLQEMKVKGEKISMLTAYDYSMAKIFDEAKIDVLLVGDSASNVMHGHETTLPITLDEMISHAASVIRAVSRCLVVVDLPFGSYQGNSKEALNSAIRIMKEAEAHAVKLEGGEEVVESIKRILTAGIPVMGHLGLTPQSIYKFGTYEVRAKEDLEAQKLLHDAKLLEEAGCFALVLEKIPSKLAKQVTELVKIPVIGIGAGSDVDGQVLVSHDMLGINKDFSPKFLRRYLNLFDEIKGAVEQYVADVKAVDFPNEKEQY, encoded by the coding sequence ATGAGTGTTCATAAAGAATATAAAAAAATAACCACCCATAGCCTGCAGGAAATGAAGGTTAAAGGAGAGAAAATAAGCATGTTAACCGCTTATGATTATAGTATGGCAAAAATTTTTGATGAAGCAAAAATTGATGTTTTATTGGTGGGAGATAGCGCAAGTAACGTAATGCACGGACACGAAACCACTTTACCTATTACTTTAGACGAAATGATTAGCCACGCTGCATCAGTAATAAGAGCAGTAAGCCGTTGTTTGGTGGTAGTTGATTTGCCTTTTGGTAGTTATCAGGGAAACTCAAAAGAAGCTTTAAACTCAGCCATTAGAATTATGAAAGAGGCTGAAGCACATGCTGTAAAATTAGAAGGTGGCGAAGAAGTAGTAGAATCCATTAAACGGATTTTAACGGCAGGAATACCAGTAATGGGGCATTTGGGATTAACACCACAAAGTATTTATAAGTTTGGTACTTATGAGGTGAGGGCCAAAGAAGATTTAGAAGCACAAAAATTATTACACGATGCTAAATTATTGGAGGAAGCAGGTTGTTTTGCATTGGTTTTAGAAAAAATACCTTCAAAATTAGCTAAACAAGTAACTGAACTGGTAAAAATACCCGTAATAGGCATAGGTGCCGGTTCCGATGTGGACGGACAAGTGTTGGTTAGCCATGATATGTTAGGCATTAATAAAGATTTTTCTCCTAAATTTTTACGCAGGTACTTAAACCTGTTTGACGAAATAAAAGGAGCCGTTGAGCAATACGTTGCAGATGTGAAAGCCGTAGATTTTCCAAACGAAAAAGAGCAATACTAA
- the dnaK gene encoding molecular chaperone DnaK — MSKIIGIDLGTTNSCVAVMEGNEPVVIANSEGRRTTPSIVAFIKDGERKIGDPAKRQAVTNPKNTISSIKRFMGNTFDQVSQEISRMSYTVKKGDNNTPRVDIDGRLYTPQEISAMVLQKMKKTAEDYLGHEVKEAVITVPAYFNDAQRQATKEAGEIAGLTVKRIINEPTAAALAYGLDKTSKKDIKVVVFDCGGGTHDVSVLEMYDVDGTGTFEVKSTDGDTHLGGDDFDQVIIDWLADEFKSDEGIDLRKDPMALQRLKEAAEKAKIELSSSTQTEVNLPYIIPVDGIPKHLVKTLTRAKFEQLADSLIKRTIEPCKTALKNAGYTTSDINEIILVGGSTRIPAIQEAVEKFFGKAASKGVNPDEVVAIGAAIQGGVLTGEVKDVLLLDVTPLSLGIETMGGVFTKLIDANTTIPTKKSETFSTASDNQPSVEIHVLQGERPMAAQNRSLGRFHLDGIPPAPRGVPQVEVIFDIDANGILHVSAKDKGTGKEQKIRIEASSGLSDDDIKRMKAEAEANADADKQAKEEAEKINMADSLIFQTEKQLKEYGEKLPADKKEVIEKGLEELKAAHTAKDLPRVDAALEALNAAWAAASEDLYKATQNADANGAEPNAEASNGASDSNTQDATFEEVK, encoded by the coding sequence ATGAGTAAAATAATAGGTATAGATTTAGGAACAACCAACTCGTGCGTTGCGGTAATGGAAGGCAACGAACCGGTGGTTATTGCCAACAGTGAAGGGCGCAGAACGACTCCTTCGATAGTGGCATTTATTAAAGATGGTGAACGTAAAATTGGTGACCCTGCAAAACGCCAGGCTGTTACTAATCCTAAAAACACCATTTCTTCTATTAAACGTTTTATGGGTAATACATTCGACCAAGTTTCACAAGAAATTAGCCGTATGTCGTACACTGTAAAAAAAGGTGACAACAATACTCCTCGTGTTGACATTGATGGAAGATTGTACACTCCTCAAGAAATTTCGGCAATGGTTTTACAAAAAATGAAAAAAACCGCTGAAGATTATTTAGGCCACGAGGTAAAAGAAGCAGTTATTACTGTTCCGGCTTACTTTAACGATGCACAACGCCAGGCAACTAAAGAAGCTGGTGAAATTGCAGGATTAACTGTTAAACGTATTATTAACGAGCCTACTGCTGCTGCTTTGGCTTACGGTTTAGATAAAACCAGCAAAAAAGATATAAAAGTGGTTGTTTTTGATTGTGGTGGTGGAACTCATGACGTTTCGGTTTTAGAAATGTATGATGTAGACGGAACAGGAACTTTTGAAGTAAAAAGTACTGACGGTGACACGCACTTAGGTGGTGACGATTTTGACCAAGTTATTATTGACTGGTTGGCAGATGAGTTCAAAAGCGATGAAGGCATTGATTTACGTAAAGACCCAATGGCTTTACAACGTTTGAAAGAAGCGGCTGAAAAAGCTAAAATTGAACTTTCAAGCTCAACTCAAACTGAAGTAAATTTACCATACATTATTCCAGTAGATGGTATTCCAAAACATTTAGTTAAAACTTTAACCCGTGCTAAATTTGAACAATTAGCTGATAGCTTAATTAAACGTACTATCGAACCTTGTAAAACAGCTTTGAAAAATGCTGGTTATACAACTAGCGATATCAATGAAATTATATTGGTTGGAGGTTCAACCCGTATCCCAGCTATCCAAGAAGCGGTTGAGAAATTTTTTGGTAAAGCAGCTTCAAAAGGTGTAAACCCTGATGAAGTAGTAGCTATTGGAGCAGCTATTCAAGGTGGTGTTTTAACCGGTGAAGTAAAAGATGTATTGTTATTAGATGTTACTCCTTTAAGCTTAGGTATTGAAACAATGGGTGGTGTATTCACTAAATTAATTGATGCGAATACTACTATTCCAACTAAAAAATCGGAAACATTTAGTACCGCAAGCGATAACCAACCAAGTGTAGAAATTCATGTATTACAAGGAGAGCGCCCAATGGCTGCACAAAACAGAAGCTTAGGCCGTTTCCACTTAGATGGAATTCCACCGGCCCCACGTGGTGTACCGCAAGTAGAAGTAATATTTGATATTGATGCAAACGGTATTTTACACGTAAGTGCTAAAGACAAAGGAACCGGTAAAGAGCAAAAAATACGTATTGAAGCTTCATCAGGATTAAGTGATGATGATATTAAACGTATGAAAGCGGAAGCAGAAGCTAATGCTGATGCTGATAAACAAGCTAAAGAAGAAGCGGAAAAAATAAATATGGCTGATAGCTTAATATTCCAAACTGAAAAACAGTTAAAAGAATATGGTGAAAAATTACCGGCTGATAAAAAAGAAGTAATTGAAAAAGGTTTAGAAGAATTAAAAGCTGCTCACACAGCTAAAGATTTACCTAGAGTAGATGCTGCTTTGGAGGCTTTAAATGCTGCTTGGGCTGCTGCTAGCGAAGATTTGTACAAGGCTACTCAAAATGCTGACGCTAACGGTGCAGAACCAAACGCTGAAGCCAGTAACGGTGCAAGCGATAGTAACACTCAAGACGCTACTTTTGAAGAAGTAAAATAA
- a CDS encoding lipid A deacylase LpxR family protein, giving the protein MRYCLLLVVFGVTQVVAQDKLVRFNYDNDYFSATDRYYTQGVRLEIIAPAFQKLSIPFLLIKQKNSTSSFAGIAIERDGFTPTGIRIDSIPIGNRPYAATMFLSNFSIEMNEVKHTRITSQIDIGIMGPAVGGKEEQKGIHYAIGDLLPLGWQYQIANDLILKYTAIYEKGLLNKNYIMATGFTQGRLGTLYTDACVGTMLRVGFMNNYFSNLGITKQANTKKFQLYGFVKASGKVVGYNATMQGGLFSNSIYTLPSSSINRLVGQAFLGVVVAYKRFQLEYTKTYLSQEYSNGLTHGWGHCNISFCF; this is encoded by the coding sequence ATGCGTTATTGTTTACTATTGGTAGTTTTTGGGGTCACTCAGGTAGTTGCTCAGGACAAACTTGTTCGTTTTAATTACGACAACGACTATTTTAGTGCTACCGACAGGTATTATACGCAAGGGGTAAGATTGGAAATAATTGCTCCTGCTTTTCAAAAACTGTCTATTCCTTTTTTACTCATTAAACAAAAAAACAGTACTTCATCTTTTGCAGGGATAGCTATTGAACGGGATGGATTTACCCCAACCGGTATTCGTATTGATTCTATCCCCATAGGAAACAGGCCTTACGCTGCCACTATGTTTTTATCTAATTTCAGCATAGAGATGAATGAAGTAAAACATACCCGAATTACTTCGCAAATAGATATTGGTATAATGGGTCCTGCGGTAGGTGGTAAAGAAGAGCAAAAGGGTATTCATTATGCTATTGGCGATTTACTGCCTTTAGGTTGGCAATACCAAATAGCAAATGACTTAATACTAAAATATACAGCTATTTACGAAAAAGGGTTGTTGAACAAAAATTATATAATGGCTACTGGTTTTACACAAGGCAGGCTTGGTACTTTGTATACTGATGCTTGCGTTGGAACTATGCTTAGAGTAGGTTTCATGAATAATTATTTTTCCAATCTTGGTATTACTAAACAAGCTAACACTAAAAAATTTCAATTATATGGTTTCGTAAAAGCCAGTGGTAAAGTAGTAGGCTATAACGCTACTATGCAAGGTGGTTTATTTTCTAACAGCATTTACACACTTCCTTCTTCTTCTATTAATCGTTTGGTAGGTCAGGCTTTTTTAGGCGTTGTAGTTGCTTACAAAAGATTTCAATTAGAATATACCAAAACTTATCTATCGCAAGAGTATAGCAATGGGCTTACACATGGTTGGGGGCATTGCAATATTTCTTTTTGCTTCTAG
- a CDS encoding sensor histidine kinase has protein sequence MNKQLFYFLFFFFINGLLYAQKTDSLLQLLPNTKDTQRVQVLNALCSEYTYNDPNKGKLFALEALQVAEQINYTLGKARALNRIGIIYDVSGNYDSAIDCYLQAGIAFSQANNIRGKGAALNNIGMVYSVKGNYKKALVHHFEALKIFESINDEPYAASALNNIANVYADLSKYKLAFTYYLKASVINKKTGDNDALASNYTNIASSLRECNQPDSALFYVNKSLDIQLASNNQYGLGILYTVVGNIYGDKNQHKQSLYYLLKSLQIRNELNDEAGKASVLINISGQYTYLNNKPLAEKYALQAHEIALRINSYRMLRKTSMLLFNLYTRAGEYKKAVQYVDIAIMARDSAMNEESNKNMAEMEAKYESEKQILELEKKDLALNNATLEIEQKRSTITLLVIACLFIVLLGFGIYNFTRNKQQRALDAHLIAQQELRNKAIIEAEEKERVRIARELHDGIGQQLSAAKMNLSAFEATMPEDKKETFHYLMELVDDAVKEVRSISHNMIPNALLRSGLTSAVREFVNKLTISGDLKIDLHIVGIDTRLDNSIETVLYRVIQECVSNIIKHAQASHVNIQLIKYDTHLNLVIEDNGVGFDTNKINDFEGIGLKNIVSRVLYLNGTVDFDSMSGHGTTIIVDVPTNKV, from the coding sequence ATGAACAAACAACTATTCTATTTTTTATTTTTCTTTTTTATAAATGGATTATTGTATGCGCAAAAAACGGATAGTTTGTTGCAGCTATTACCCAATACCAAAGACACACAAAGGGTGCAAGTGCTTAATGCCCTGTGTTCGGAATACACATACAACGACCCTAATAAAGGAAAACTATTTGCACTGGAAGCATTGCAAGTAGCAGAACAAATTAATTATACACTTGGCAAAGCAAGAGCGCTGAATAGAATAGGGATTATTTATGATGTATCCGGTAATTACGATAGTGCTATTGATTGTTATTTACAAGCTGGTATTGCTTTTTCACAGGCCAATAATATCAGAGGAAAAGGTGCTGCACTGAATAATATAGGAATGGTTTATTCTGTAAAAGGCAATTATAAAAAAGCACTTGTACACCATTTTGAAGCTTTAAAAATATTTGAATCAATAAATGATGAACCATATGCAGCCAGTGCATTAAACAATATTGCCAATGTATATGCTGATTTAAGTAAATACAAATTGGCTTTTACTTATTACCTGAAAGCTTCTGTTATCAATAAAAAAACAGGCGATAACGATGCCTTAGCCTCTAACTATACCAATATTGCTTCTTCATTAAGGGAATGTAATCAACCGGACTCTGCTCTTTTTTACGTAAATAAGAGTTTAGATATTCAATTGGCTTCTAATAACCAATATGGGTTAGGTATATTGTATACTGTTGTAGGAAATATATATGGAGATAAGAATCAGCATAAGCAATCACTATACTATTTATTGAAATCGCTTCAAATAAGAAATGAGTTAAATGATGAAGCTGGGAAAGCATCTGTTTTAATTAATATTTCGGGTCAGTACACTTATTTAAACAATAAACCTTTGGCTGAAAAATATGCACTACAGGCTCACGAAATTGCTTTGCGTATTAATAGTTATAGAATGTTGCGCAAAACATCTATGCTTTTATTTAATTTATATACCAGAGCGGGAGAATACAAAAAAGCGGTACAATATGTTGATATAGCAATTATGGCCCGCGACTCTGCCATGAACGAAGAAAGCAACAAAAATATGGCGGAAATGGAGGCGAAATATGAAAGCGAAAAACAAATACTTGAGCTGGAAAAAAAAGATTTGGCTTTGAACAATGCTACACTTGAAATTGAACAAAAAAGAAGTACGATTACGTTATTGGTTATAGCATGCTTATTTATTGTACTCCTTGGATTTGGAATTTATAATTTCACTCGTAACAAGCAACAAAGAGCATTGGACGCGCATTTAATAGCACAGCAGGAACTGCGTAATAAAGCCATTATTGAAGCAGAAGAGAAAGAACGTGTACGCATTGCACGTGAGTTACACGATGGAATAGGCCAGCAACTGAGTGCTGCAAAAATGAATTTATCGGCTTTTGAAGCCACTATGCCTGAAGATAAGAAAGAAACTTTTCATTACCTGATGGAATTGGTAGATGATGCAGTAAAAGAAGTAAGAAGCATTTCGCATAACATGATTCCAAATGCATTGCTTCGCTCTGGATTAACAAGTGCTGTCAGAGAGTTTGTAAATAAGTTAACTATATCAGGCGATTTAAAAATAGATTTACATATAGTTGGTATTGATACGAGATTGGATAATTCTATTGAAACTGTTTTGTACCGAGTAATCCAAGAATGTGTAAGCAATATTATAAAACATGCACAAGCATCGCATGTAAATATTCAATTGATTAAATACGATACGCACCTTAATCTGGTTATTGAAGACAATGGTGTAGGATTTGACACAAACAAGATTAACGACTTTGAAGGTATTGGTTTAAAAAACATTGTTTCGCGCGTGTTATACCTTAACGGAACAGTAGATTTTGATTCCATGTCGGGCCATGGAACCACCATTATAGTTGATGTGCCTACTAACAAAGTTTAG
- a CDS encoding Crp/Fnr family transcriptional regulator: MTEIEILAFALHQFAGLTDDDFKISAPYWKHKTYKKGDFYNEHKSVCKYLGFITGGAFRSFVIDEKTDEEKNIFLYSTNGFVVTFKSFINQIPCDYHTQAMTDASVIYISIDDLLSLYQQSHKWETFGRLLAQEAFNIALARTESFLFQTPEERYLNLIKQHPDIFNNIPLYHISSYLGIKGPSLSRIRKRISETQRF; this comes from the coding sequence ATGACAGAAATAGAAATACTTGCTTTTGCACTGCATCAATTTGCCGGCTTAACTGATGATGATTTTAAAATTTCTGCTCCATACTGGAAACATAAAACATATAAAAAAGGCGATTTTTATAACGAACATAAAAGTGTTTGCAAATATCTGGGCTTTATAACCGGTGGTGCTTTTCGCTCATTTGTTATTGATGAAAAAACAGATGAAGAAAAAAATATTTTCCTTTATTCAACCAATGGATTTGTAGTAACCTTCAAAAGTTTTATTAACCAGATTCCATGCGATTACCATACACAAGCTATGACGGATGCTTCGGTTATTTATATTAGCATTGACGATTTACTTTCGTTATACCAACAATCGCATAAATGGGAAACCTTTGGCCGTTTACTGGCACAAGAAGCATTTAATATAGCGTTGGCAAGAACAGAGAGTTTCTTATTTCAAACACCCGAAGAGCGTTATTTAAATTTAATAAAGCAGCATCCAGATATTTTCAATAACATTCCTCTTTACCACATTTCATCTTATTTAGGCATTAAAGGCCCTTCATTAAGCCGAATCAGAAAAAGAATTTCCGAAACACAACGATTTTAA
- a CDS encoding alpha/beta hydrolase gives MKTKTIVFIHGLFVNDSSWAAWKNYFEARGFNCYTPANPGHEGTPESLRANIHPQLTKTGFEDVVMNIVKLIDTLPEKPIVIGHSLAGLVVQKLIEMDKVVAGISIDGAPPKNVFAPLATIKVVLPVVNIFKGNTAFLGSKEWYHHAFFNNYSKAESDQLFENIAVPESRKIARDTLLKSFANIDFKKPHNPLLFIGGSKDNIFPSSFTKRIANSYKDKNSITDFKEFENRSHFICGEKNWEEVADYVLNWIGKQ, from the coding sequence ATGAAAACGAAAACAATTGTATTTATCCACGGATTATTTGTAAATGATTCAAGTTGGGCAGCATGGAAAAATTATTTTGAAGCCAGAGGTTTTAACTGCTATACTCCGGCTAATCCGGGACACGAAGGAACACCTGAAAGTTTAAGAGCGAACATACACCCACAATTAACCAAAACAGGTTTTGAAGATGTAGTGATGAATATTGTTAAACTAATAGACACACTACCTGAAAAGCCAATAGTAATAGGCCATTCATTAGCCGGATTGGTAGTACAAAAACTCATAGAAATGGACAAAGTGGTAGCAGGTATAAGTATAGATGGGGCACCTCCAAAAAATGTTTTTGCCCCATTGGCTACTATAAAAGTGGTATTACCTGTAGTAAATATATTTAAAGGCAACACTGCATTTTTAGGCAGTAAAGAATGGTATCATCATGCCTTTTTTAACAATTACTCCAAAGCAGAAAGTGACCAGCTTTTTGAAAACATAGCTGTACCTGAAAGCAGAAAAATAGCAAGAGATACTTTGTTAAAATCGTTTGCCAATATTGATTTTAAAAAACCACATAATCCATTGCTTTTTATAGGTGGTTCTAAAGACAATATTTTCCCTTCGAGTTTTACCAAACGTATTGCCAACTCTTATAAAGATAAAAACAGCATTACTGATTTTAAAGAGTTTGAAAACAGGAGTCACTTTATATGCGGAGAGAAAAACTGGGAAGAGGTAGCGGATTATGTATTGAATTGGATTGGTAAACAATAA
- a CDS encoding NAD-dependent epimerase/dehydratase family protein — protein sequence MSYKVIVTGATGMVGEGVLIECLAHPQVSEVLSVSRKSNGMTHPKLKEYLVPDFLSMKIDDENVRGYDACFFCAGVSSIGMKEEEYNRITFDTTVHFAKVLLQQNPQMTFIYVSGASTDSTEKGRQMWARVKGKTENTLAQMPFKKVYNFRPGFMKLTPGQKNALPLYKYIGWMYPILKAIFPNSASTLAQVGQAMINSLIIGSDKQILEVRDINELGNK from the coding sequence ATGAGCTATAAAGTAATTGTTACCGGGGCCACCGGAATGGTAGGCGAAGGAGTATTAATTGAGTGTCTGGCACACCCTCAGGTTTCAGAAGTATTAAGTGTAAGCAGGAAATCAAATGGTATGACCCATCCTAAATTGAAAGAATATTTAGTACCTGATTTTTTAAGCATGAAAATAGATGATGAAAATGTAAGAGGTTACGATGCTTGTTTCTTTTGTGCAGGTGTAAGCAGTATAGGTATGAAAGAAGAAGAGTATAATCGTATTACTTTTGATACCACTGTTCATTTTGCCAAAGTATTGTTACAACAAAATCCGCAAATGACATTTATTTATGTAAGTGGTGCAAGTACTGATAGTACAGAAAAAGGTAGACAGATGTGGGCGCGTGTAAAAGGCAAAACTGAAAATACTTTGGCACAGATGCCATTTAAAAAGGTTTATAATTTCCGTCCAGGTTTTATGAAACTAACTCCCGGTCAAAAAAATGCATTGCCATTGTATAAATATATTGGCTGGATGTATCCCATACTAAAAGCAATATTTCCCAATAGTGCCAGCACATTAGCTCAAGTTGGTCAAGCTATGATTAATAGCCTTATTATTGGTAGCGATAAACAAATTTTAGAAGTGCGAGATATTAATGAGTTAGGAAATAAATAA